From the Helicobacter pylori genome, one window contains:
- a CDS encoding SurA protein — MRKIFSYISKVLLFIGVVYAEPDSKVEALEGRKQESSLDKKIRQELKSKELKNKDLKNKEEKKETKAKRKPRAEVHHGDSKNPTPKITPPKIKGSSKGVQNQGTQNQGVQSNAPKPEKKETTPQATEKNKGTSPSSQFNSIFGNPNNATNNTLEDKVVGGISLLVNGSPITLYQIQEEQEKSKVSKAQARDRLIAERIKNQEIERLKIHVDDDKLDQEMAMMAQQQGMDLDHFKQMLMAEGHYKLYRDQLKEHLEMQELLRNILLTNVDTSSETKMREYYNKHKEQFSIPTEIETVRYTSTNQEDLERAMSNPNLEVPGVSKANEKIEMKTLNPQIAQVFISHEQGSFTPVMNGGGGQFITFYIKEKKGKNEVSFSQAKQFIAQKLVEESKDKILEEHFEKLRVKSRIVMIRE; from the coding sequence ATGAGGAAAATTTTTTCTTATATTTCTAAGGTTCTATTATTTATTGGGGTGGTTTATGCAGAGCCTGATTCTAAAGTGGAAGCCTTAGAAGGGAGGAAGCAAGAGTCTTCTTTGGATAAAAAAATCCGCCAAGAATTGAAGAGTAAGGAATTAAAGAATAAGGATTTGAAAAATAAAGAAGAAAAGAAAGAAACAAAAGCCAAAAGAAAGCCCAGAGCAGAAGTCCATCATGGGGATTCTAAAAATCCCACTCCAAAGATCACGCCTCCTAAAATCAAAGGGAGTAGTAAGGGCGTTCAAAATCAAGGCACACAAAATCAAGGCGTTCAAAGCAACGCGCCAAAACCTGAAAAAAAAGAGACAACCCCTCAAGCTACTGAAAAAAATAAGGGAACAAGCCCTAGCTCTCAATTCAATTCTATTTTTGGTAATCCTAATAACGCTACCAACAACACCCTTGAAGATAAGGTCGTAGGGGGCATTTCTTTGCTTGTTAATGGCTCGCCTATCACGCTGTATCAAATCCAAGAAGAGCAAGAAAAATCTAAAGTGAGTAAGGCTCAAGCTAGGGATCGTTTGATTGCGGAGCGCATTAAAAACCAAGAAATTGAGCGCTTGAAAATCCATGTAGATGATGACAAGCTAGACCAAGAAATGGCGATGATGGCGCAACAACAAGGCATGGATTTAGACCATTTCAAACAAATGCTTATGGCTGAGGGGCATTATAAACTCTATAGAGATCAGCTTAAAGAGCATTTAGAAATGCAAGAATTGTTGCGTAATATTTTGCTCACCAATGTGGATACCAGCTCTGAAACCAAAATGCGCGAATATTACAACAAACACAAGGAGCAATTCAGTATCCCCACAGAAATAGAAACCGTGCGCTACACTTCCACCAATCAAGAAGATTTAGAAAGGGCGATGTCTAACCCTAATTTGGAAGTCCCAGGGGTGAGTAAGGCCAATGAAAAAATAGAGATGAAAACCCTAAACCCTCAAATCGCCCAAGTCTTTATTTCGCATGAGCAAGGCTCTTTCACGCCCGTTATGAATGGGGGTGGGGGGCAGTTCATCACCTTTTATATCAAGGAAAAAAAGGGTAAAAATGAAGTGAGCTTCAGTCAGGCCAAGCAATTCATCGCCCAAAAATTAGTGGAAGAATCTAAGGATAAGATTTTAGAAGAGCATTTTGAAAAATTGCGCGTCAAGTCTAGGATTGTGATGATTAGAGAGTGA
- the rnc gene encoding ribonuclease III encodes MKNKRSQNSPYATPNNPYLTLEKALGYSFKDKRLLEQALTHKSCKLALNNERLEFLGDAVLGLVIGELLYHKFYQYDEGKLSKLRASIVSAHGFTKLAKAIALQDYLRVSSSEEISKGREKPSILSSAFEALMAGVYLEAGLAKVRKIIQNLLNRAYKRLDLEHLFMDYKTALQELTQAQFCVIPTYQLLQEKGPDHHKEFEMALYIQDKMYATAKGKSKKEAEQQCAYQALQKLKEAK; translated from the coding sequence ATGAAAAACAAACGCTCTCAAAACAGCCCTTATGCAACGCCTAATAACCCTTATCTAACGCTAGAAAAAGCTTTAGGGTATTCTTTTAAAGACAAGCGTTTATTGGAACAAGCCTTAACGCATAAATCATGCAAGCTCGCTTTAAACAATGAGCGCTTGGAATTTTTGGGCGATGCGGTGTTGGGCTTGGTGATAGGGGAGTTGCTATACCATAAATTCTATCAATACGATGAGGGCAAACTCTCTAAATTAAGGGCTTCTATTGTGAGCGCGCATGGTTTCACGAAATTAGCGAAAGCGATTGCTTTACAGGATTATTTGCGCGTCTCTTCTTCTGAAGAAATTTCTAAGGGGAGGGAAAAACCCTCTATCCTGTCAAGCGCTTTTGAGGCTTTAATGGCTGGGGTGTATTTAGAAGCAGGGTTAGCTAAGGTGCGCAAGATTATACAAAATTTACTCAATCGCGCTTACAAGCGTTTGGATTTGGAGCATTTGTTTATGGACTATAAAACCGCCTTACAGGAATTGACCCAAGCGCAATTTTGCGTGATCCCCACTTACCAATTGCTCCAAGAAAAAGGGCCTGATCACCATAAAGAATTTGAAATGGCTCTATACATTCAAGATAAAATGTATGCGACCGCTAAAGGCAAAAGTAAAAAAGAAGCCGAACAGCAATGCGCTTATCAAGCGCTTCAAAAACTTAAGGAAGCCAAATGA
- the aroC gene encoding chorismate synthase — protein MNTLGRFLRLTTFGESHGDMIGGVLDGMPSGIKIDYDLLENEMKRRQGGRNVFITPRKEDDKVEITSGVFEGFSTGTPIGFLIHNQRARSKDYDNIKNLFRPSHADFTYFHKYGIRDFRGGGRSSARESAIRVAAGAFAKMLLREIGVVCESGIIKIGGIEAKNYDFNHALKSEIFALDKEQEEAQKTAIQNAIKNHDSIGGVALIRARSIKTNQKLPIGLGQGLYAKLDAKIAEVMMGLNGVKAVEIGKGVESSLLKGSEYNDLMNQKGFLSNHSGGVLGGMSNGEEIIVRVHFKPTPSIFQPQQTIDIKGNECECLLKGRHDPCIAIRGSVVCESLLSLVLADMVLLNLTSKIEYLKTIYNEN, from the coding sequence ATGAACACTTTGGGGCGTTTTTTAAGGCTAACGACTTTTGGGGAATCGCATGGGGATATGATAGGGGGGGTATTAGACGGCATGCCTAGCGGGATTAAAATAGACTATGACTTGTTAGAAAATGAAATGAAGCGCCGCCAAGGGGGGAGGAATGTTTTCATTACGCCACGAAAAGAAGACGATAAGGTGGAAATAACAAGCGGGGTTTTTGAAGGTTTTAGCACAGGGACGCCCATAGGGTTTTTAATCCACAACCAAAGGGCTAGGAGCAAGGATTACGATAACATTAAAAACCTTTTCAGGCCTAGCCATGCGGATTTCACTTATTTTCATAAATACGGCATCAGAGATTTTAGGGGTGGGGGGAGGAGCTCGGCCAGAGAGAGCGCTATAAGAGTGGCTGCTGGGGCGTTTGCTAAAATGCTTTTAAGAGAAATTGGCGTTGTTTGTGAAAGCGGGATTATTAAAATTGGGGGCATTGAAGCCAAAAATTACGATTTTAATCACGCCTTAAAAAGCGAGATTTTTGCCTTAGACAAAGAACAAGAAGAAGCGCAAAAAACAGCCATTCAAAACGCTATCAAAAACCATGACAGCATAGGGGGCGTGGCTTTGATTAGAGCAAGGAGCATAAAAACCAATCAAAAGCTTCCCATTGGCTTGGGTCAAGGGCTATACGCTAAATTGGACGCTAAAATCGCTGAAGTCATGATGGGGCTTAATGGGGTGAAAGCGGTTGAAATAGGCAAAGGGGTAGAAAGCTCTTTATTAAAAGGCTCAGAGTATAACGATTTAATGAATCAAAAAGGGTTTTTGAGCAATCATAGCGGGGGGGTTTTAGGGGGCATGAGCAATGGGGAAGAAATCATTGTTAGAGTGCATTTCAAACCCACGCCAAGCATTTTCCAACCTCAACAAACCATAGACATTAAGGGCAATGAATGCGAATGCTTGTTGAAAGGCAGGCATGATCCTTGCATTGCGATTAGAGGGAGCGTGGTGTGCGAAAGTTTGCTTTCGTTGGTGTTAGCCGATATGGTATTACTCAATTTGACTTCAAAAATAGAGTATTTAAAAACGATTTATAATGAGAATTAA